Proteins found in one Ignavibacteriota bacterium genomic segment:
- a CDS encoding ABC transporter ATP-binding protein, with protein MNAFSIYKRILLYAKPYWKHISGSIACTVFYSLFSGVSIFLFIPLLDILFHPEKMQQQVAPETLSVPFGLESVFGSLKEALLSFVFSGTQMDALFKICLIIVLSFFFKNVFGYFQSFLMNYAEEGVIKDLRNALYRHLHNLPLAYFSNERTGGLISRIINDVNLINGGVSAFFNTLIREPLLIIVYLGLAITLSWKLTLLSLIVFPFALSIISFIAIRLHKERGVSQEQLADITSVLQETISGVKIVKAFGMEEFENKKFNRYTRYYFDTLIKITRIRDIASPTTELMSVIAGAVIIWIGGQQVLLEQSLRASEFLGFLFIIFQIMPPVKELTNVNNRIQESSAAGKRIFEILDTEPSIRNNENPKMLREFKSQIEFKNVSFSYNEIDAVLNNISMTIDKGEVVAVVGSSGSGKTTLVDLVPRFYDVSNGGITIDEIDVRDFDVKSLRSNIGIVTQETILFNDTVKNNIAYGLDDCSDEKIIAAAKAANAHKFIMEMPEQYQSIIGERGVKLSGGERQRLSLARAILKNPPILILDEATSALDTESEILVQEAIDHLMSGRTSIVIAHRLSTIQHANKIIVLSDGKIVETGTHAELITNQSGVYRKLYELQFRS; from the coding sequence ATGAACGCATTTTCCATATACAAACGGATTCTCCTGTATGCAAAGCCATACTGGAAGCATATCAGCGGCTCGATTGCATGTACGGTGTTTTATTCACTTTTCAGCGGCGTTTCGATTTTTCTTTTCATCCCGTTGCTGGATATACTTTTCCATCCTGAAAAGATGCAGCAACAAGTTGCGCCGGAAACACTTTCCGTTCCCTTCGGACTTGAGAGTGTGTTCGGTAGTTTGAAGGAGGCGTTACTTTCGTTTGTGTTCAGCGGAACACAGATGGATGCGCTGTTTAAGATTTGTTTGATTATCGTGCTTTCCTTTTTCTTCAAGAATGTGTTCGGATATTTTCAATCTTTCCTGATGAATTATGCAGAAGAAGGAGTTATCAAGGATTTACGCAACGCATTGTATCGTCACCTGCACAATTTACCATTGGCGTATTTTTCCAATGAGCGAACCGGCGGACTAATATCCCGCATCATTAATGATGTCAATCTTATCAATGGCGGCGTCAGCGCGTTCTTTAATACGCTGATTCGCGAACCGTTGTTGATTATTGTGTATCTCGGTTTGGCAATTACATTAAGTTGGAAACTGACACTTCTCTCGTTGATTGTTTTTCCATTCGCCTTGTCCATTATCAGCTTTATTGCAATTCGATTGCACAAAGAGCGGGGAGTTTCTCAGGAACAATTAGCCGATATTACTTCCGTGTTGCAGGAAACAATTTCCGGAGTGAAGATTGTAAAGGCGTTCGGGATGGAGGAATTTGAAAACAAGAAGTTCAATCGTTATACAAGATACTATTTTGACACGCTTATCAAGATTACGCGCATACGCGATATTGCGTCACCAACGACGGAATTGATGAGCGTGATTGCAGGCGCAGTCATTATTTGGATTGGCGGACAACAAGTCTTACTTGAGCAAAGTTTACGAGCGAGTGAGTTTCTTGGATTCCTGTTCATAATATTTCAAATTATGCCGCCGGTGAAAGAATTAACCAATGTTAATAATCGTATTCAGGAATCGAGCGCGGCTGGAAAAAGAATTTTCGAGATACTTGACACCGAACCAAGTATTCGGAACAATGAGAATCCGAAGATGTTGAGAGAATTCAAATCGCAGATTGAATTTAAGAATGTCTCGTTTTCGTATAATGAAATTGATGCTGTTCTTAATAACATTTCAATGACGATTGACAAGGGAGAAGTTGTTGCGGTCGTTGGTTCAAGCGGAAGTGGAAAGACGACCTTAGTAGATTTAGTCCCGCGTTTTTATGATGTCTCAAATGGCGGAATTACAATTGATGAAATTGATGTACGTGATTTCGATGTGAAATCACTCAGAAGTAACATCGGAATAGTAACGCAGGAGACGATTCTTTTTAATGACACGGTGAAAAATAATATCGCGTACGGGTTGGATGATTGCTCTGATGAAAAGATTATCGCGGCAGCAAAAGCGGCAAATGCACACAAGTTTATTATGGAGATGCCCGAACAGTATCAAAGCATAATCGGTGAACGTGGAGTAAAATTATCCGGCGGTGAGCGTCAGCGGCTTTCTCTGGCAAGGGCAATATTGAAAAATCCACCGATATTAATTCTTGATGAGGCAACCTCCGCGCTTGATACAGAATCTGAGATATTAGTCCAGGAGGCGATAGACCATTTGATGTCCGGCAGAACTTCGATTGTGATTGCTCATCGGCTTTCTACTATTCAACACGCAAATAAAATAATTGTGTTAAGTGATGGAAAAATAGTTGAAACCGGAACTCATGCTGAACTCATTACGAATCAGTCCGGTGTGTACAGGAAGTTGTACGAATTACAATTTCGCTCTTAA
- a CDS encoding leucine--tRNA ligase → MNYPFSEIEPKWQRYWDEHQTFSVTEDASKQKLYVLDMFPYPSGSGLHVGHPEGYTATDIYCRFKRMRGFNVLHPMGWDAFGLPAEQYAVKTGIHPSITTRENVDTFRRQIKMLGLSYDWQREVDTTDPNYYKWTQWIFLKLFNSWYDAAEKKARPISELPVPEGLSEKERHEYMAKFRLAYQAEMPVNWCAGLGAVLANEEVDEWVEKGFKVERRMMKQWMLRITAYADRLEEDLAGLQWHPGILEMQRNWIGKSEGATINFGFRISDFGLLNTDPSVHSGQVRGLEVFTTRPDTIFGATYMVLAPEHPLVDELTTTYGLVEKECLNAVREYREATKLKSEMERTALEKKKTGVFTGAYAINPATEKPIPIWIADYVLVSYGTGAIMAVPGQDERDWEFAEVYNLPIVRTVQPPSDFSGKAFTEDGPAINSGFLDGLFIDDAKKKIIAWLEEKGIGKRAVKYKLRDWLFSRQRYWGEPVPIITTEDGIVRALPESELPLLLPPSDSFKPSETGESPLATITDWVNTVDPVTGMKARRETHTMPQWAGSCWYYLRYIDPKNEKEFISKAKEKYWMPIDLYVGGAEHAVLHLLYARFWHKVLFDLGYVSTKEPFSRLINQGTILGEDGQKMSKSRGNVINPDDVVKEYGADSLRLFEMFMGPLEDTKPWSMHGVEGVFRFLNRSWRMMVNEDGTLNSTIGNVPLSTEHERLLHKTIKKVTEDVDTLNFNTAISQMMIFVNEFYGLNPKSKSAMEMFVKLLSPFAPHIAEELWQKLGHKKSIAYEPWPQYDEAKTKDDSVEIVVQFNGKLKAKFQAPIGLDDEALKTMALADEAVKRNLDGKQIVKAIVVKNRLVNLVVK, encoded by the coding sequence ATGAATTATCCATTTTCTGAAATTGAACCCAAGTGGCAACGGTATTGGGACGAACATCAAACATTTTCTGTCACTGAAGACGCATCGAAGCAAAAATTGTATGTGCTTGATATGTTTCCGTATCCTTCGGGGTCGGGATTGCATGTCGGGCATCCGGAGGGATATACGGCGACGGATATTTATTGCCGCTTCAAACGGATGCGCGGGTTCAATGTTCTTCACCCGATGGGTTGGGATGCGTTCGGTCTGCCTGCGGAACAGTACGCGGTAAAGACGGGGATTCACCCGAGCATCACGACGAGGGAGAATGTGGATACGTTTCGCCGGCAAATCAAGATGCTTGGCTTATCGTATGATTGGCAGAGGGAAGTGGATACTACCGACCCGAACTATTACAAATGGACGCAATGGATTTTCCTGAAGTTGTTTAACTCATGGTACGATGCGGCGGAGAAAAAAGCCCGCCCGATTTCGGAATTGCCTGTGCCTGAAGGTTTATCGGAGAAGGAGCGGCATGAGTATATGGCAAAGTTCCGTTTGGCGTATCAGGCGGAAATGCCTGTGAACTGGTGCGCGGGATTGGGCGCGGTTCTTGCGAACGAGGAAGTTGACGAGTGGGTTGAGAAGGGATTCAAAGTCGAGCGGCGAATGATGAAGCAATGGATGCTTCGGATAACTGCGTACGCTGACCGGCTTGAGGAGGATTTGGCGGGACTTCAATGGCATCCCGGGATTTTGGAGATGCAACGGAATTGGATTGGGAAATCGGAGGGAGCCACTATTAATTTCGGATTTCGAATTTCGGATTTCGGATTGCTGAATACCGATCCTTCGGTTCACTCAGGACAGGTTCGCGGATTGGAAGTGTTTACAACAAGGCCTGATACAATTTTCGGGGCGACGTATATGGTGCTTGCGCCTGAGCATCCGCTGGTGGATGAGTTAACGACGACCTACGGTCTCGTAGAGAAGGAATGTTTGAATGCTGTACGTGAGTATCGTGAGGCGACGAAATTAAAGAGCGAGATGGAACGGACGGCGTTGGAGAAGAAAAAGACCGGCGTGTTTACGGGTGCGTATGCAATAAATCCTGCAACCGAAAAACCTATACCGATTTGGATTGCTGATTATGTGTTAGTCTCGTATGGAACGGGTGCAATCATGGCGGTGCCCGGGCAGGATGAACGGGATTGGGAATTTGCTGAAGTGTATAATCTGCCGATTGTGAGAACGGTTCAACCCCCATCGGATTTTTCAGGGAAGGCATTTACGGAAGATGGTCCGGCAATCAACAGCGGATTTCTTGACGGGTTGTTCATTGATGATGCGAAGAAAAAAATCATTGCATGGTTGGAAGAAAAGGGAATCGGAAAGCGAGCGGTGAAATACAAACTGCGCGATTGGTTGTTCTCGCGTCAGCGGTATTGGGGCGAGCCGGTTCCGATTATTACAACGGAAGATGGAATTGTGCGTGCGTTGCCTGAATCGGAATTGCCGTTGTTGTTGCCGCCGAGCGATTCGTTCAAGCCAAGTGAGACGGGAGAATCTCCGCTTGCGACAATCACCGATTGGGTGAACACAGTTGACCCGGTAACAGGAATGAAAGCGCGGCGGGAAACTCACACGATGCCGCAATGGGCTGGTTCGTGTTGGTATTACCTGCGCTACATTGACCCGAAGAATGAGAAAGAGTTTATCTCAAAAGCAAAAGAAAAGTATTGGATGCCGATTGATTTGTATGTCGGCGGTGCGGAACATGCAGTGTTACATTTGTTGTATGCACGGTTCTGGCATAAAGTGTTGTTCGATTTGGGATATGTTTCGACGAAGGAACCGTTCTCCCGCTTGATTAATCAAGGAACGATTTTGGGTGAAGACGGACAAAAGATGTCGAAGTCGCGGGGCAACGTCATCAATCCTGATGATGTTGTGAAAGAGTATGGAGCGGATTCGCTCCGGTTGTTCGAGATGTTCATGGGTCCGCTTGAGGATACGAAGCCGTGGTCAATGCATGGAGTGGAAGGAGTGTTTCGTTTTCTCAATCGCTCGTGGCGTATGATGGTGAATGAGGACGGAACATTAAACAGCACAATCGGGAATGTTCCGCTTTCGACAGAACATGAACGGTTGCTTCATAAGACAATCAAAAAAGTAACGGAAGATGTTGACACGCTGAACTTCAACACGGCGATTTCTCAGATGATGATTTTTGTAAATGAATTTTACGGGTTGAATCCGAAATCAAAGTCGGCGATGGAGATGTTTGTGAAGTTGCTTTCTCCGTTTGCTCCGCACATTGCGGAAGAGTTGTGGCAGAAGTTGGGACATAAAAAATCAATCGCATATGAACCATGGCCACAATACGATGAAGCGAAGACGAAAGATGATTCGGTGGAGATTGTTGTGCAGTTCAATGGGAAGTTGAAAGCAAAGTTTCAGGCGCCGATTGGATTGGATGACGAAGCGTTGAAGACAATGGCATTAGCGGATGAAGCAGTGAAGCGAAATCTTGATGGCAAACAGATTGTGAAAGCGATTGTTGTGAAAAACCGGCTTGTGAATTTGGTGGTGAAGTAG
- a CDS encoding glycosyltransferase — MKPSITLVIAVYNAVRYLEFIFEALKRQSFREFEVIVADDGSGPEIKELIERIRPSVYFPIQHLWHEDNGFRKNIMLNNAIRASQSDYLVFIDGDCVPHKDFLSDHWNHRQEHGLLCGKRVNLSKQLTEQLTLEDIQTGRFERLTWRLFLDGLKAQSINTEESLRITSPLMRKLFVQPEGRILGCNFSVKKELLEKINGFNEDYLAPGRGEDSDIAFRLGLLGVRMVSIRFLAIQIHLYHSRTDGRDENKYLYEHIVATREMICKHGLKKLD; from the coding sequence ATGAAGCCATCAATTACATTAGTGATTGCGGTTTATAATGCTGTCAGGTATCTCGAATTTATTTTTGAAGCGTTGAAGCGGCAATCGTTCAGAGAGTTTGAAGTGATTGTTGCTGATGATGGGTCGGGACCGGAAATTAAAGAATTAATCGAACGAATACGTCCATCAGTTTATTTTCCGATTCAACATCTCTGGCATGAAGACAACGGCTTTCGGAAAAACATTATGCTGAACAACGCTATTCGTGCTTCACAGTCGGATTATCTGGTTTTTATTGATGGAGATTGTGTGCCGCATAAAGACTTTTTGTCTGACCACTGGAACCATCGTCAGGAACATGGTTTGTTGTGTGGTAAGCGTGTAAATTTAAGTAAACAATTGACCGAACAATTAACTCTGGAAGATATTCAAACAGGAAGATTTGAACGGCTTACTTGGCGACTATTTTTGGACGGTTTGAAAGCACAAAGTATTAATACAGAAGAATCGTTGAGAATTACTTCACCATTGATGAGAAAATTATTTGTTCAACCTGAAGGAAGAATTCTGGGTTGTAATTTTTCGGTGAAGAAGGAACTCTTGGAAAAGATAAACGGATTCAATGAAGATTATCTGGCACCGGGAAGGGGAGAAGATTCGGATATCGCATTTCGATTAGGACTATTAGGCGTTCGCATGGTCTCCATTAGATTTCTTGCAATACAAATTCATTTATATCATAGCAGAACCGATGGAAGAGATGAGAACAAATATTTATATGAACATATTGTGGCAACACGTGAAATGATTTGTAAACACGGTTTGAAGAAACTCGACTAA
- a CDS encoding putative toxin-antitoxin system toxin component, PIN family, which yields MQNIVLDTNVFVSSLIQRGYSYRIVNELFIEGAVELCISEEVMQEYYEVLTRKKFSKYPEFIIKAETLLADIDAKARKFSPKTKVTIIGDVDDNKFLELAEESKSHFLITGNTNDFTMQVYKRTKIVTPKEYWEQYRP from the coding sequence ATGCAAAACATCGTCCTTGATACAAACGTTTTTGTTTCCTCGCTCATTCAACGAGGTTACTCTTATCGTATTGTCAACGAACTTTTTATTGAAGGAGCAGTCGAACTCTGTATTTCGGAGGAAGTGATGCAGGAATACTACGAAGTTCTCACCCGGAAAAAATTTTCAAAGTATCCCGAATTTATTATAAAAGCAGAAACATTGCTTGCAGATATTGATGCAAAAGCGAGAAAATTTTCTCCTAAAACGAAAGTAACAATCATTGGCGATGTTGATGATAATAAATTTTTGGAACTTGCTGAAGAAAGTAAATCTCATTTTCTTATAACCGGGAATACAAACGATTTTACGATGCAGGTGTACAAGCGAACTAAAATCGTTACACCGAAAGAATATTGGGAACAATATCGTCCTTAG
- a CDS encoding amino acid ABC transporter ATP-binding protein has protein sequence MIKISHICKLLNGRKILSDVSFDLRPSEITVLIGPSGSGKSSLLRIIANIDKPTSGEVVYINAENGMNSDLLWPKITMVFQQLYLWPNMTLGKNILLPLELNGIEIDHIYFVKLTKLFEVEDILDRYPNQSSVGQQQRVALIRSLMLKPRYLLLDEITSSLDVEFANKVGELIKELKHNNCCILIVTHLLGFAKSIADQTVFIDKGTVVEIGNKEVLLNPVNERVRKFVGTL, from the coding sequence ATGATAAAGATATCACATATTTGCAAACTTCTTAATGGTCGGAAGATACTATCAGATGTTAGCTTCGACCTTCGACCTTCTGAAATTACAGTTTTGATTGGACCGAGTGGTTCAGGCAAATCTTCTCTTTTGCGAATTATTGCTAATATAGATAAACCAACTAGCGGCGAGGTGGTTTATATAAATGCAGAAAATGGAATGAACTCGGACCTTCTTTGGCCCAAAATAACAATGGTTTTCCAACAACTCTATTTGTGGCCGAATATGACACTAGGAAAAAATATTTTATTACCCCTTGAATTGAATGGAATAGAAATTGATCATATATATTTCGTAAAACTAACAAAACTATTTGAAGTCGAAGACATCCTTGATCGTTACCCAAATCAGTCATCGGTAGGTCAACAACAAAGAGTTGCATTGATAAGATCTCTGATGCTAAAGCCAAGATATTTATTGTTAGATGAAATTACATCCTCCTTAGATGTAGAATTTGCAAATAAAGTGGGTGAATTGATCAAAGAGCTTAAACACAACAATTGTTGTATTTTGATTGTAACTCACCTACTAGGCTTTGCTAAGAGTATCGCAGATCAAACAGTATTTATAGATAAAGGAACAGTAGTCGAAATTGGTAATAAGGAGGTTTTGTTAAATCCAGTGAATGAAAGAGTAAGAAAATTTGTAGGCACATTATAA
- a CDS encoding glycosyltransferase family 9 protein has protein sequence MRLLKILTQSKRKREAQFYEFIKDKSNVRKILVLRNGLLGDCVFITPVLERLSNTFPDATIDVIVSEQSKEILRHHPSIHSIRWIRSQASFQEQMKMYITLRHEHYDVALILESNTHYSIMSPLIQAKYVVTFQNSWDFLSDISFAWKDGVHHVESELETVRTWTTNANTDFPRLYVTEAEINKGTELLISEGVTERKRIFCFHPGCNEPDSVRQWVVGRYARLAEVLSELYQVQIVFTGVKRDRHEIAMIQKQMKHASVNLAGKTSLREFMAVLKLSKFVLGPDTGAIHIATALQIPSVMLMGYSDPVKTGPYDSGLSKVVRVKLPCSPCTETEPKPQQWNYCKDNRPATCMEQLTVEQVLHTIQEMEMQNYL, from the coding sequence ATGCGGCTTCTGAAAATTCTGACACAAAGCAAGCGTAAGCGAGAAGCACAATTTTATGAATTTATCAAGGATAAGAGTAACGTCAGAAAAATACTTGTTCTCCGTAATGGATTACTTGGCGATTGTGTTTTCATTACGCCGGTGTTGGAACGATTGTCAAACACATTTCCCGATGCAACCATAGATGTGATTGTGAGCGAACAATCGAAAGAGATTCTTCGTCATCATCCATCAATACATTCGATTCGATGGATACGTTCACAAGCATCATTTCAAGAACAAATGAAAATGTACATTACACTCCGGCACGAACACTATGACGTCGCACTCATCCTCGAATCGAACACGCATTATTCAATCATGTCTCCGTTGATACAAGCAAAATATGTTGTCACGTTTCAGAACTCGTGGGATTTTCTGTCCGATATTTCCTTCGCATGGAAAGACGGTGTCCATCATGTGGAGTCGGAACTTGAAACAGTAAGAACCTGGACTACGAACGCGAATACAGATTTCCCGCGACTGTATGTCACCGAAGCAGAAATCAATAAAGGAACAGAGTTATTAATAAGTGAAGGAGTAACGGAAAGAAAAAGAATATTCTGTTTTCATCCGGGATGCAATGAACCAGATTCTGTTCGTCAATGGGTTGTTGGACGGTACGCGCGTTTGGCAGAGGTATTGAGTGAACTGTATCAAGTCCAAATCGTATTCACCGGAGTGAAACGAGATAGACACGAAATTGCAATGATACAGAAACAGATGAAACACGCGTCGGTAAATCTTGCAGGAAAGACATCGCTTCGGGAATTTATGGCTGTTTTGAAATTGTCGAAATTTGTCCTCGGACCGGATACGGGCGCGATTCATATTGCAACGGCATTGCAAATTCCTTCGGTGATGCTCATGGGCTATTCTGACCCGGTAAAAACGGGTCCGTATGATTCCGGATTATCAAAAGTTGTCCGGGTGAAATTACCATGCAGTCCCTGCACGGAAACAGAACCGAAACCACAGCAATGGAATTATTGCAAGGATAACCGTCCTGCAACGTGCATGGAGCAATTAACCGTTGAGCAAGTACTTCACACCATTCAGGAAATGGAAATGCAGAACTATCTTTGA
- a CDS encoding ABC transporter permease subunit, with the protein MNLFDILTKYQDAFFNGISVTSKLSIIIWSGGLILGAILGSAGAKWNKAIGIPSWVVSFTLSGIPILVFLFWLHYPLQTILGVIIDPFVTSATALTIINTFSVSDVIRRAILNFPNQFVIAAKVCGLNRKQIFSHIQLPILLRQILPSIIFLQVSMLQATLFASLISVNEIFRVSQNINSLVYRPVEIYTALALLFLVICVPLNLLGYLLEKKFTRDISQN; encoded by the coding sequence TTGAATCTGTTTGATATTCTTACTAAATACCAAGATGCTTTTTTCAATGGAATCTCTGTCACCTCTAAACTAAGTATCATTATTTGGAGTGGAGGGTTAATTTTAGGTGCCATTCTTGGTTCTGCTGGTGCAAAATGGAACAAGGCAATAGGAATACCTTCATGGGTAGTATCGTTTACTTTGTCAGGAATTCCTATCCTTGTATTTCTATTTTGGCTTCATTACCCATTGCAGACAATCTTGGGAGTTATTATCGATCCGTTTGTAACTTCGGCCACTGCCCTCACTATTATAAATACATTTTCTGTTTCTGATGTAATAAGGCGAGCGATACTAAATTTTCCAAATCAATTCGTTATAGCAGCCAAGGTGTGTGGATTAAACCGAAAACAAATCTTTTCACATATTCAGTTGCCAATTCTATTACGTCAGATATTACCCAGCATAATTTTTTTACAAGTAAGTATGTTGCAAGCTACACTATTTGCAAGCTTAATTTCGGTGAATGAAATTTTTAGAGTGTCCCAAAACATTAATTCTCTTGTTTATAGGCCAGTTGAAATATATACGGCGTTAGCATTATTATTCTTGGTAATTTGTGTGCCACTTAATTTACTGGGATATCTGTTGGAGAAAAAATTTACAAGAGATATATCTCAAAATTAA
- a CDS encoding transporter substrate-binding domain-containing protein, with the protein MNVHIYLSFSEKLNETNYKLIDNLIEAFNKKKTKDLTCIIETPSDIYSGGGSKYDSLAERSTKINFAVFVYDKIEINKKDIISKMNREDIKEINKMNFELGYFSKRLGPQKCFLVYLSDDHQIYPLPEQIDNSPFYLSNKQESPIAGKIIERIKTILAKQQSEEDIYYDRVLSKDKNQWHLKVGIVDYPPFCTPKYEMEKIIDAEGLYPILLKKIIKSFNREAKMKYSWELVNWDNLYRAITTDFDILISVFATGYRTQLGRSCRTIHQVPICGLCKKSNTRIPDTIEALITDDRIKIGLLKGEIGYVWAEETLLREGETMEKERFVYLEGTQDIEKLVSLLDDNRADIIVCDALSLYRICEKRDHENFVVKFGYENPLRWGNNTFIVKNNQIVFRDKINEKLEDLLNDRYIEERDRAELTNYKAINITNFKGKQYV; encoded by the coding sequence ATGAATGTGCATATTTATTTGAGTTTTAGTGAAAAGTTAAACGAGACAAATTACAAGTTGATAGATAATTTAATTGAAGCGTTCAACAAGAAAAAAACAAAAGACTTAACATGTATAATAGAGACACCTTCAGATATCTACTCTGGCGGTGGAAGCAAATATGATAGTTTAGCTGAAAGATCTACCAAGATCAATTTTGCTGTATTCGTGTATGACAAGATTGAAATCAACAAAAAAGATATTATATCAAAAATGAACAGGGAAGATATTAAGGAAATCAATAAAATGAATTTCGAATTAGGGTACTTTTCAAAAAGGCTAGGTCCCCAAAAATGTTTTTTAGTCTACCTCTCTGATGATCACCAAATATATCCTTTGCCAGAACAAATTGATAATTCTCCCTTTTATTTATCAAACAAGCAGGAATCACCGATAGCAGGCAAAATCATTGAGAGAATAAAAACTATTCTTGCTAAACAACAATCGGAAGAGGATATTTATTACGATAGAGTATTGTCAAAAGACAAGAATCAATGGCATTTGAAAGTTGGTATAGTTGATTATCCGCCTTTTTGTACACCTAAATATGAAATGGAAAAAATAATTGATGCAGAAGGATTATATCCGATATTGCTAAAAAAGATAATCAAGAGCTTTAATAGAGAAGCGAAGATGAAATATTCATGGGAATTAGTGAATTGGGATAATCTATACAGGGCAATAACTACAGATTTTGATATATTGATAAGTGTTTTTGCAACAGGTTACCGAACACAACTTGGACGAAGTTGTAGAACTATCCATCAGGTTCCAATTTGTGGTCTTTGTAAAAAAAGTAATACCAGAATTCCTGATACCATTGAAGCACTAATCACTGATGATAGGATCAAAATAGGTCTCTTGAAGGGAGAAATTGGATATGTTTGGGCTGAAGAAACATTACTTAGGGAAGGAGAAACAATGGAAAAGGAAAGATTCGTATATTTAGAAGGGACACAGGATATTGAAAAGCTTGTATCCTTACTTGATGATAATAGAGCAGACATAATTGTATGTGATGCTTTATCCCTTTATCGAATATGTGAAAAAAGAGATCACGAAAATTTTGTCGTCAAGTTCGGTTATGAAAATCCCCTTAGGTGGGGAAACAACACTTTTATTGTAAAGAACAATCAAATTGTTTTTAGAGATAAAATCAACGAGAAATTAGAAGACCTATTAAACGACAGATATATTGAAGAACGTGACCGAGCTGAGTTAACAAATTATAAAGCTATAAATATTACTAACTTTAAAGGAAAGCAATATGTTTAA
- a CDS encoding amino acid ABC transporter substrate-binding protein yields MFKKTSIILLCSFVFFCCNTKKEQIQQSESVYENVVSSQKLRCAYIPYPPATIKDPNTGELSGIFVDIIKEAVKNMGFKIEWTEEVGWGTMIEGLEANRYDIVVTGVWPNAARAVRADFSVPLYYSGVGVYVRTNDNRFNNDLSLINNIDIRVSTMDGEINELIANSQFPKAKKVSIPQLSDFNQILFNVSQNKADVTFVETYVANQFLEANPGSVRNIAKDKPLRVTPNTYLLKKGEYKFTTMINTALEELINTGFVDQVIEKYEKFPGSLYRVNYAYKPNK; encoded by the coding sequence ATGTTTAAGAAAACCTCCATAATTCTTCTTTGCAGTTTCGTTTTTTTCTGTTGCAATACAAAAAAGGAACAAATTCAGCAATCTGAATCCGTTTATGAGAACGTTGTCAGTTCTCAGAAATTACGTTGTGCGTATATTCCGTATCCTCCTGCAACCATAAAGGATCCCAACACAGGTGAACTGAGTGGTATATTTGTTGACATCATAAAAGAAGCGGTAAAAAATATGGGATTTAAAATTGAATGGACCGAAGAGGTCGGCTGGGGCACAATGATTGAAGGGTTAGAAGCAAATCGCTATGATATTGTTGTTACAGGAGTCTGGCCCAATGCAGCACGAGCAGTAAGAGCAGATTTTTCCGTGCCCTTATATTATAGCGGTGTGGGAGTGTATGTGAGAACAAATGATAATAGATTTAATAACGATCTTTCTCTAATCAATAATATTGATATCCGTGTCAGCACCATGGACGGTGAAATAAATGAATTGATTGCTAATTCACAATTTCCTAAAGCAAAAAAAGTATCAATTCCTCAACTTTCAGATTTCAATCAAATTTTATTTAATGTATCACAAAACAAAGCAGATGTAACATTTGTTGAAACTTATGTAGCAAATCAATTCTTGGAAGCAAATCCAGGTTCTGTCAGAAATATTGCTAAAGACAAGCCCCTACGAGTAACGCCTAATACCTATTTGCTTAAAAAGGGAGAGTATAAGTTTACAACGATGATCAACACGGCACTAGAAGAACTTATTAACACTGGCTTCGTAGATCAAGTAATTGAAAAATATGAAAAATTTCCGGGTTCACTGTATCGAGTTAACTACGCTTATAAACCCAACAAGTAG